A single Lolium perenne isolate Kyuss_39 chromosome 6, Kyuss_2.0, whole genome shotgun sequence DNA region contains:
- the LOC127308337 gene encoding putative adagio-like protein 2, whose translation MEWDSDSDGSGEEDEEEGVGPWGGGGGGAGFSLAIEGVLGGACGLVVSDALEPDFPIIYVNRGFEDATGYHAEEVLGRNCRFLQCRGPFAQRRHPLVDAVVVTQIQRCLEEGTEFQGDLLNFKKDGSPFMTTLQLKPIYGDDETITHYMGIQFFNDCNVDLGPLPGSVAKEVVKSIWIAPDNTIRSSPTRKGNFCSEHSNLFQLSDEVLCQKILSKLSPRDIASVNSVCKRLYHMTRNDHLWKMVCQKAWGSEATRALENVAGTKSLAWGRLARELTTLEAVAWRKLTIGGTVEPSRCNFSACAVGNRVVLFGGEGVNAQPMNDTFVLDLSASKPEWRHITVGSAPPGRWGHTLSCLSGSLLVLFGGCGGQGLLNDVFILDLDAKQPTWREIFGRAPPVPRSWHSSCTLDGSKLVVSGGCADSGVLLSDTHLLDVTMERPVWREIPAPWTPPSRLGHSLSVYDGRKILMFGGLAKSGPLRLRSGDVFTMDLSEDAPSWRCITGSGMPGACNPAGVGPPPRLDHVAVSLPGGRIMIFGGSVAGLHSASQLYLLDPTEEKPTWRILNVPGRPPRFAWGHSTCVMEGTKAIVLGGQTGEEWTLTEIHELSLASSLV comes from the exons ATGGAGTGGGACAGCGACTCGGACGGCAGcggggaggaggacgaggaggagggggTCGGGCCCTGGGGCGGCGGGGGCGGGGGCGCGGGGTTCTCGCTGGCGATCGAGGGGGTCCTCGGCGGCGCGTGCGGGCTTGTTGTGTCGGACGCGCTCGAGCCCGACTTCCCCATCATCTACGTCAACCGCGGCTTCGAGGACGCCACCGGGTACCACGCCGAGGAGGTGCTCGGCAGGAACTG CCGGTTCTTGCAATGCAGAGGACCATTTGCTCAAAGAAGACATCCTCTTGTTGATGCTGTAGTAGTTACTCAGATTCAGAGATGCTTAGAGGAAGGAACTGAGTTCCAGGGTGATCTGCTGAATTTCAAGAAAGATGGTTCCCCATTCATGACGACTCTGCAACTAAAACCCATATATGgagatgatgaaacaataacccaCTATATGGGCATTCAGTTCTTCAACGACTGTAACGTTGATTTGGGGCCGTTGCCTGGCTCTGTGGCAAAGGAAGTTGTGAAATCAATATGGATTGCACCAGATAATACTATCCGATCAAGTCCAACACGGAAGGGTAACTTTTGCTCTGAGCATTCTAATCTCTTCCAACTGAGTGATGAGGTACTGTGCCAGAAGATCCTATCAAAATTGTCACCTAGGGATATAGCATCCGTAAACTCTGTATGTAAACGTTTGTATCACATGACAAGGAATGATCACCTTTGGAAAATGGTTTGCCAAAAAGCATGGGGAAGCGAGGCTACTCGGGCTCTTGAGAATGTGGCTGGCACAAAAAGTTTGGCATGGGGACGGCTAGCAAGAGAGCTGACCACATTGGAAGCTGTCGCCTGGAGGAAATTGACAATTGGGGGTACAGTGGAGCCATCTCGCTGTAATTTCAGTGCTTGTGCTGTAGGGAACCGTGTTGTCCTTTTCGGTGGGGAAGGTGTTAACGCCCAGCCGATGAATGATACATTTGTGCTGGATTTGAGTGCCAGCAAGCCAGAATGGAGGCACATCACTGTGGGCTCAGCTCCTCCTGGCCGCTGGGGCCATACCCTGTCATGTCTAAGTGGATCACTGTTGGTTCTGTTTGGTGGATGCGGAGGCCAGGGCCTGCTCAATGATGTATTCATTTTGGATTTGGATGCAAAACAACCAACATGGCGTGAGATTTTTGGCCGTGCACCACCAGTTCCACGGTCATGGCATAGTTCTTGCACACTGGATGGATCAAAGCTGGTGGTTTCTGGTGGCTGTGCCGACTCTGGTGTGCTTCTCAGTGATACTCATCTCTTAGATGTAACAATGGAAAGACCTGTTTGGAGGGAGATACCTGCACCTTGGACTCCACCTTCTAGATTGGGGCACTCACTCTCTGTTTACGATGGCAGAAAAATCCTGATGTTTGGTGGTCTTGCTAAAAGTGGCCCTTTACGGCTCAGGTCTGGTGATGTATTCACCATGGACTTAAGTGAAGACGCGCCATCCTGGCGGTGCATCACTGGTAGTGGAATGCCAGGAGCTTGTAACCCAGCTGGAGTTGGCCCACCTCCTCGCCTTGATCATGTTGCCGTGAGCCTTCCTGGAGGGAGAATCATGATATTTGGTGGTTCAGTAGCAGGTCTTCACTCTGCTTCACAGCTCTACCTCCTGGATCCAACCGAAGAGAAACCTACCTGGAGAATACTGAATGTTCCAGGGCGCCCCCCGAGGTTCGCCTGGGGCCACAGCACCTGTGTTATGGAAGGAACAAAGGCAATAGTCCTTGGAGGACAAACTGGAGAAGAGTGGACGCTGACTGAAATACATGAGCTTTCTCTGGCAAGCTCATTAGTTTGA